A region from the Papio anubis isolate 15944 chromosome 6, Panubis1.0, whole genome shotgun sequence genome encodes:
- the LOC101014612 gene encoding histone H4: MSGRGKGGKGLGKGGAKRHRKVLRDNIQGITKPAIRRLARRGGVKRISGLIYEETRGVLKVFLENVIRDAVTYTEHAKRKTVTAMDVVYALKRQGRTLYGFGG, from the coding sequence ATGTCTGGTCGTGGCAAAGGCGGTAAAGGTTTGGGTAAGGGAGGCGCCAAGCGCCACCGGAAAGTGCTGCGGGATAACATCCAAGGCATCACTAAGCCGGCTATTAGGCGCCTTGCTAGGCGTGGTGGGGTTAAACGGATCTCCGGTTTGATTTACGAGGAGACCCGAGGTGTTCTCAAGGTTTTTCTGGAGAACGTGATCCGGGACGCCGTGACCTATACGGAGCACGCCAAGCGCAAGACTGTCACTGCCATGGATGTGGTTTACGCGCTCAAGCGCCAAGGACGCACTCTATACGGTTTCGGCGGTTAA
- the LOC116275257 gene encoding histone H3.1: MARTKQTARKSTGGKAPRKQLATKAARKSAPATGGVKKPHRYRPGTVALREIRRYQKSTELLIRKLPFQRLVREIAQDFKTDLRFQSSAVMALQEACEAYLVGLFEDTNLCAIHAKRVTIMPKDIQLARRIRGERA; the protein is encoded by the coding sequence ATGGCTCGTACCAAACAGACTGCTCGCAAGTCCACGGGCGGTAAGGCGCCACGCAAGCAGCTGGCTACCAAAGCTGCTCGCAAGAGCGCGCCGGCCACCGGCGGCGTGAAAAAGCCTCACCGTTACCGCCCGGGCACTGTAGCTCTGCGCGAGATCCGTCGCTACCAGAAGTCGACCGAGCTGCTGATCCGGAAGCTGCCGTTCCAGCGACTAGTGCGAGAAAtcgcccaggacttcaagaccgaCCTTCGCTTCCAGAGCTCAGCGGTGATGGCACTGCAAGAGGCTTGCGAGGCCTACTTGGTAGGGCTCTTTGAGGACACAAACCTTTGCGCCATTCATGCCAAGCGGGTGACTATTATGCCCAAAGATATACAGCTTGCTCGCCGCATTCGCGGAGAGAGAGCGTAA
- the LOC101015332 gene encoding histone H2A type 1-B/E codes for MQILISHWVFEISQWENSPQPTSSQYKCFSAFSPNIFSLHFPVGIFFILAELAMSGRGKQGGKARAKAKTRSSRAGLQFPVGRVHRLLRKGNYSERVGAGAPVYLAAVLEYLTAEILELAGNAARDNKKTRIIPRHLQLAIRNDEELNKLLGRVTIAQGGVLPNIQAVLLPKKTESHHKAKGK; via the coding sequence ATGCAGATTCTGATTTCCCATTGGGTGTTTGAAATTAGCCAATGGGAGAATTCCCCACAGCCTACCTCCAGTCAGTATAAAtgcttctctgccttctctcctaACATATTCTCGTTACATTTTCCTGTGGGCATTTTTTTTATTCTAGCTGAACTAGCTATGTCTGGTCGCGGCAAACAAGGCGGCAAAGCCCGCGCCAAGGCTAAGACTCGTTCTTCTCGTGCAGGTCTGCAGTTCCCTGTGGGCCGGGTGCACCGCCTGCTCCGGAAAGGCAACTACTCCGAGCGCGTCGGGGCTGGCGCGCCGGTGTATCTGGCGGCGGTGCTTGAGTACCTGACCGCCGAGATTCTGGAGCTGGCGGGCAATGCGGCCCGCGACAACAAGAAGACCCGCATCATCCCGCGCCACCTGCAGTTAGCCATCCGCAACGACGAGGAGCTTAATAAGCTCTTGGGGCGTGTGACCATCGCCCAGGGCGGCGTTCTGCCTAATATTCAGGCGGTACTGCTGCCTAAGAAGACTGAGAGTCATCATAAGGCCAAGGGAAAGTGA
- the LOC101015677 gene encoding histone H2B type 1-B: MPEPSKSAPAPKKGSKKAITKAQKKDGKKRKRSRKESYSIYVYKVLKQVHPDTGISSKAMGIMNSFVNDIFERIAGEASRLAHYNKRSTITSREIQTAVRLLLPGELAKHAVSEGTKAVTKYTSSK, encoded by the coding sequence ATGCCTGAACCCTCTAAGTCTGCTCCTGCCCCTAAAAAGGGCTCTAAGAAGGCCATCACTAAGGCGCAGAAGAAGGATGGTAAGAAGCGTAAGCGCAGCCGAAAGGAGAGCTATTCCATCTATGTGTACAAGGTTCTAAAGCAGGTCCACCCCGACACCGGCATCTCCTCCAAGGCCATGGGGATCATGAATTCCTTCGTCAATGACATCTTCGAGCGCATCGCGGGCGAAGCTTCTCGCCTGGCGCACTACAACAAGCGCTCGACCATCACCTCCAGGGAGATCCAGACGGCTGTGCGCCTGCTGCTGCCCGGGGAACTGGCTAAGCATGCTGTGTCCGAGGGCACCAAGGCTGTTACCAAGTACACTAGCTCCAAGTAA